cAGTTGGATCAGGAAAAGATCCCTGAATTGTGACACATTAGAGCTCaccttaaacaaaacaaaacgaaatgaAAAATCCTGTTTTGTTATAATGTGTTAAAGTTTCTGTTTCTAAATGATATTTCTATAAGTACCTGATTTTGCTTTGGACCTAAATCTTTGCTACTGAAAGTCACACCTGATACAGttcatgtaaattatttaaagaatgatttttgcAATATGGCACTTTAATTTCCCAGTGTTCTTGATGGTGTAGCTCAATATAAAGTGTAACTGCTAGATAGAATGGGAGTAGACAACTGGATTTCTTTTGCCAGTGCATCTCTGGTGATAATGTCAAATACATTCTGTTTAGTGTTCCTGTACATTTCCTTGTGTACTGTAATATGGTTAAGGGTTGTAGATAACGGTTTTTAATGTAGAATTTCCTTCATCTTGTAGGTATGATACATCTTTCCTGTATAATCCCAGACAGTGCTAAGGGAAAGTAATTCATATTTGATCCCAAATCCCCATCTACCCTGATAGATTAGCATTGAGTAGAAGTAGAGTAGTGTGTGATAATAATGTCACTTTGCCATAGTTGTGAATCTCAGATGGTCACTATCTGTGTCCTGGTCCCCTCCAAAAAATGTTGGTTAGTCAGAAAACTGTAGAGCAATTTTGATAGTTTTACCATTGTTTATGAATACTTATGGCTTCCATCAAGTTACTAACCTTGAGAACCATGTGAAATGTATTCCTTCCTGTAATGTTTGACTGTATGTTAGGATGAGACAGCCAATAGGTCAAGGAGAATTACAacttatatgaaaatatattttataagtacatttttcttttgaaaactacaTTTTCTGAATGTGGGGTATTTTTAATGTCCacttttcttaaaaggaaacCTTTGGCAGATTTCCTAAAATGAATATACAGTGTACAGAGATTTGTTTCCTGAAACATACATAAATGTGATACCAATAGCATAATTTTTTGTcaggcatttaaaaatggttatgagATAGAAGAACAtaccttttgtttaaaataactgCTTATATCCAGAATACTGTATAAACAGTAGTTATttgcttattaaatattcatttgacATAAATGAATCTGGCGTATTTATGGCCTGCTGTAGTACCATCCCAGTTGAGAGATCCATggcagtaaaaaaagaaagataatgccTCAACTCTTAGAGATGCTGTTGCCCTTCACTGAACAATTTGCTTTTTCCCCATACTATATTGAAATAATTGGGTTTTGTGGAGATTTACTTGATTTTGATAGCTATGTATTCTGGTAAGTGTGTCCTTTTCTGCCCATTAGTGGTTTTACTTGAATTTATACCCCAAAGTCCAAATCTCTTAAGTTTTCTACAACTATGTTATCCTGTTTACAGAATGTTTTGTAATTTGTGTTTTATGAATTTTTAGTAGTTCTTTCGGAGAGCAGGTAGATGGAAATAAAGTTAGATATTTGGTTTAGTTAGATGGTCACACATCAGTTGAACAGGTGGACTAGATGAGGTTTAGGGTCTCTTCTAATCCACAGAATATGGGAGATACTTGGCATAATTGCACAGGTTGTCTTAGGTTGAGTTTGGGGGGACTTAAAATATTGCTGTTTACAGtgctatttaactttttaaacttgatGCACTGAACTGTGATGAGTCCTGAATCAGCAGTGTTCAATCAGGAGGAATTCAGTTTGTACATATTATCTTATGATTTCATACCATTATGATAGGTAGTGGTTGACTTGATTTTGCTGGCACTGCCAACTTGACCATTTCTGAGACCAGTGAGTTCCATATTTCACGTTTTTATAATTTGATTTCTGCTTGTGAATTCATCAAGTCCTATTTCTGGATGTATGCCCCTTTCAGGGTACTCATCTAATTGTGTGTTTTAACCTTCTGTTTATCTTGCAGTCCCTGCTTCTGTTCGTTTTTCCCATACGGACATCAGAGTGCCTGACTTCTCTGACTACCGTCGTGCTGAAGTGTTAGATAGTACGAAGTCTTCTAAAGAGAGCAGTGAGGCTAGAAAAGGTTTCTCCTATTTGATAACTGCAACTACTACTGTGGGTGTTGCATACGCTGCCAAGAATGTCGTCTCCCAGTTCGTTTCCAGCATGAGTGCTTCTGCTGATGTATTGGCCATGTCGAAAATCGAAATCAAGTTATCCGATATTCCAGAGGGCAAGAACATGGCTTTCAAATGGAGAGGCAAACCCCTGTTTGTGCGCCATAGAACCAAGAAGGAAATTGACCAGGAAGCCGCAGTTGAAGTGTCCCAGTTGAGGGACCCACAGCATGATTTAGAACGAGTGAAGAAACCTGAATGGGTTATCTTGATAGGTGTTTGCACTCATCTTGGTTGTGTACCCATTGCAAATGCAGGAGATTTTGGTGGTTATTACTGCCCTTGCCATGGGTCACACTATGATGCATCTGGCAGGATCAGGAAGGGGCCTGCACCTCTCAACCTTGAAGTTCCCACATATGAGTTCACCAGTGATGATATGGTGATTGTTGGTTAGAGACCTGGACTCGAGTCATTGGCTTCTTTTCAGTCTTCATGTCACCTCAGAAGAGTTATTTGAGAACAAGCCTTCTGTACTTGTAgttgatttgaaatatttaagaattgcCAATAATGTATTTGCAAACATGTGAAGTAAATTGAGTTTAATGTTCAATACTTTCAAGCATTCACCTAATAAAGCCACTGTTGAACATTGTTATGCTCAGTCAGAGACTTTAAAGGTGCAATGTCTTTGATAGTTAATTCTGATTAAAATTACAGACTGGTGTACAAGATATTTGTGAAATCTGTAATtgactttctcatttatttccctttatgTCAGGAACGCAGATTCTACAGAGCTCATGTTTAAGATGAGGTAGAATTAGCTAGTCATCTTCAGGACCTGGGAGACATTTTTGGCATTGGTAGAAACAGTAGTATccaagtttcctttctgttcttttgcatacctggctgtgtggggggacacccccaccccccacaccccacgCCAACTGTATGATGATGTTGGAATGATCTATGGGAAAGAGTCCTGAATGAGGTGTTAGCTGCTCTGAGAGTTCGTTCTCAGCTGTAGCTGATTTCCTGCCTGTATGGCAAGCCAGGAAATTTTACTAGTCAATGGAAATAAGCTAATAATTAGAATTCTTTAGTTTTAAGAGGCATTTGGTGTGGGATATTTCCCGAGGGAGGCTTTCCAAGATGGAAGTGCCTCTCTTGTTATTTCCTTCATCTGGTGTGGGTATTCGTGCCCCCCCAAAGCTCCTGCATCCACTCTGTCAAGAAGCAGAGGATAGTGCACCTGAGACTTAATACTGTTTTCCTGTGAAAATGATCCTgctggttttgtttctttgatgaTTACATTTGAGGTGTTTCTTCCACTTAGACTTGTAGTCACCACTTCTCACTGTGAAGTGAGAGTGGGTTTAGAGAGACATACCAGAATTAACACCTTTCTGCCTCTTGCTTCTAGTTACACAG
This region of Camelus ferus isolate YT-003-E chromosome 9, BCGSAC_Cfer_1.0, whole genome shotgun sequence genomic DNA includes:
- the LOC102517471 gene encoding cytochrome b-c1 complex subunit Rieske, mitochondrial isoform X2 is translated as MLSVAARSGPFAPVLSATPESPVLDAKRPFLCLESLSGQAAGRPLVASVGLNVPASVRFSHTDIRVPDFSDYRRAEVLDSTKSSKESSEARKGFSYLITATTTVGVAYAAKNVVSQFVSSMSASADVLAMSKIEIKLSDIPEGKNMAFKWRGKPLFVRHRTKKEIDQEAAVEVSQLRDPQHDLERVKKPEWVILIGVCTHLGCVPIANAGDFGGYYCPCHGSHYDASGRIRKGPAPLNLEVPTYEFTSDDMVIVG
- the LOC102517471 gene encoding cytochrome b-c1 complex subunit Rieske, mitochondrial isoform X1 produces the protein MLSVAARSGPFAPVLSATSRGVAGALRPLVQAAVPATPESPVLDAKRPFLCLESLSGQAAGRPLVASVGLNVPASVRFSHTDIRVPDFSDYRRAEVLDSTKSSKESSEARKGFSYLITATTTVGVAYAAKNVVSQFVSSMSASADVLAMSKIEIKLSDIPEGKNMAFKWRGKPLFVRHRTKKEIDQEAAVEVSQLRDPQHDLERVKKPEWVILIGVCTHLGCVPIANAGDFGGYYCPCHGSHYDASGRIRKGPAPLNLEVPTYEFTSDDMVIVG